Proteins found in one uncultured Desulfuromonas sp. genomic segment:
- a CDS encoding AAA family ATPase encodes MANIIDNLTKWFSARPQWLQIAATRLLQQSELTDKDVSEFANLCQEEADGKLPKTTCSFPVTAFSQGAAGSLRLCSISEVEGVNALAPKKALEFGKGNITIVYGNNGSGKSGYVRLLKHVCGARETGTLHRNVYKPGSAAQKACISFEQDGVPKTHTWSGQGICDDLNSVDIFDTSFGKVFVSSEDEVSYEPPVLSFFSSLILACEKVASALDNEASRHQSKKPNIPADKKVTPEGIWYEAISAKTTTQDIDKHCAFSSADETEMQTLQQRLAEQAPAEKAKQLRKQKQHIDTLVQDAQKYLGQLSDENYRRIIAAKKKSILKKAAADTAAEKVFSDSELEGIGTDVWKELWEAARNYSVSAVYKETEYPNVSDGSRCVLCHQTLTREAKDRLISFENFVKGEMQKAATDAAKEYDTASQTIEALPTTETLMTRIDAAGIPQDEVASQVTDFFAQLQARKDLLPGIDSEEAIPDPLLSPKWIEEVNAQSKSLGELTAKYEEDAKNDNRQEIKKKLNCLQARKWLSEHRAAIDEEIARLKLLNQVQEAKKTTNTKALSQKKGELAEALITDAFVQRFNAELKALGASQVKVELVKSKVSKGRVLHKLQLRGASQNGLAEVLSEGENRIVSIAAFLADVTGKSNQAPFIFDDPISSLDQSYEEAVVQRLIKLSQDKQVIVFTHRLSLLGTVRHYAEKKTIKPDVVSIRSADWGTGEPAPIPLSQSDIKSALNTLMNHRCQDAKKACENGEFEHAEILLKSICSDFRTLVERSIENDLLCGVVQRFQRPVRTLKLKDLAKLKDTDCNLLDSLMTKYSGFEHSQPTESPVELPKPDDLLADMNSLKIWREDYAKRTA; translated from the coding sequence ATGGCTAATATAATCGACAACTTGACTAAATGGTTTTCAGCGCGCCCCCAGTGGCTCCAGATTGCGGCAACTCGGCTACTTCAGCAGTCTGAGCTTACTGATAAAGACGTCTCTGAGTTCGCAAACCTTTGCCAGGAGGAAGCCGACGGTAAGCTGCCCAAAACGACCTGTTCCTTTCCTGTTACCGCGTTCTCCCAAGGCGCAGCAGGCTCTCTTCGTTTGTGTTCAATCAGTGAAGTCGAAGGAGTAAACGCCCTTGCTCCGAAAAAGGCGCTTGAGTTTGGTAAGGGCAATATAACAATTGTTTATGGCAACAACGGGTCAGGCAAGTCCGGTTACGTCAGACTCCTCAAACATGTATGCGGAGCCCGCGAGACAGGCACCCTTCACCGCAACGTCTATAAACCCGGCTCTGCCGCACAGAAAGCCTGCATTTCGTTTGAGCAGGACGGCGTACCGAAGACCCATACTTGGTCTGGACAAGGGATCTGCGATGACCTCAATAGCGTTGATATTTTCGACACCTCGTTTGGCAAGGTCTTTGTCAGCAGCGAAGACGAGGTGAGCTACGAGCCGCCGGTTCTATCGTTCTTCAGTTCGCTCATCCTCGCATGTGAAAAGGTCGCATCGGCCTTAGACAACGAGGCCAGCCGGCACCAGTCCAAAAAGCCAAATATTCCGGCTGACAAGAAGGTAACTCCTGAAGGCATCTGGTACGAAGCCATCAGCGCCAAGACCACCACCCAGGACATCGACAAGCATTGCGCATTTAGCAGTGCTGACGAAACCGAGATGCAAACGCTGCAGCAGCGCCTTGCCGAACAGGCACCGGCAGAAAAAGCGAAGCAGCTGAGAAAACAGAAACAGCATATCGACACTCTGGTCCAGGATGCTCAAAAGTATCTGGGACAATTATCGGACGAGAATTACCGGCGGATCATTGCTGCCAAGAAGAAGTCGATTCTCAAAAAGGCAGCGGCAGATACGGCTGCGGAAAAGGTGTTTTCCGACAGCGAGCTGGAAGGCATCGGCACTGATGTCTGGAAAGAACTTTGGGAAGCGGCCCGGAACTACTCCGTCTCGGCTGTCTACAAAGAAACCGAGTACCCGAATGTTTCCGATGGTTCCCGTTGTGTCCTGTGTCACCAGACCTTGACACGGGAGGCCAAGGATCGGTTGATCTCCTTTGAAAACTTCGTGAAGGGCGAAATGCAGAAAGCCGCAACGGATGCGGCCAAGGAATATGATACCGCCAGTCAAACTATCGAGGCGCTACCGACAACGGAGACGCTGATGACGCGTATCGATGCGGCTGGCATTCCACAAGATGAAGTTGCCAGCCAGGTGACGGATTTCTTTGCTCAATTGCAGGCTAGAAAAGACCTGCTCCCTGGGATCGATTCCGAGGAAGCCATTCCCGACCCTCTGCTCTCACCGAAATGGATCGAAGAAGTCAACGCTCAGTCGAAAAGCCTCGGTGAACTCACGGCAAAATATGAGGAAGACGCCAAAAACGACAATCGGCAGGAGATCAAGAAGAAGCTTAACTGCCTGCAGGCCAGGAAATGGTTGTCAGAACACCGCGCCGCCATTGATGAAGAAATTGCCCGATTGAAGCTACTGAATCAGGTTCAGGAGGCCAAGAAGACGACCAACACCAAAGCCCTGTCCCAGAAGAAAGGAGAGCTGGCAGAAGCCTTGATCACGGATGCATTCGTGCAAAGGTTTAACGCGGAGCTTAAGGCCTTGGGCGCGTCTCAGGTGAAGGTCGAGCTCGTAAAGTCAAAAGTCTCCAAGGGCCGCGTCCTTCATAAGCTCCAGCTTCGAGGGGCCTCTCAGAATGGGCTCGCCGAAGTGCTGAGCGAGGGAGAAAATAGGATCGTTTCCATTGCGGCATTTTTGGCCGACGTCACCGGCAAGAGCAATCAGGCCCCGTTTATCTTTGACGATCCAATATCCTCGCTAGACCAAAGCTATGAGGAGGCCGTGGTTCAAAGGCTGATTAAGTTGTCTCAGGATAAACAGGTCATTGTCTTTACTCACCGCCTGTCCTTGTTGGGAACGGTCCGGCATTATGCCGAGAAAAAGACCATCAAGCCCGATGTGGTGAGCATCCGCTCTGCGGACTGGGGGACCGGAGAGCCAGCCCCCATTCCACTTTCGCAGAGCGACATCAAGTCCGCCCTGAACACACTCATGAATCATCGGTGTCAGGACGCAAAAAAGGCGTGTGAAAACGGCGAGTTTGAACATGCCGAAATCTTGCTGAAGTCGATATGTAGCGACTTCAGGACATTGGTGGAGCGCTCTATTGAAAATGATCTGCTGTGCGGGGTGGTTCAAAGATTCCAACGACCAGTCCGTACGTTGAAACTCAAGGATCTGGCCAAATTGAAGGACACAGATTGCAATCTCCTTGATTCGCTCATGACTAAATACTCCGGGTTTGAACACTCGCAGCCAACAGAGTCGCCTGTGGAGCTGCCGAAGCCAGACGATCTTTTGGCTGATATGAATTCACTGAAAATCTGGCGTGAAGATTACGCAAAGCGCACGGCTTGA
- the ilvC gene encoding ketol-acid reductoisomerase, with protein sequence MGQNYFNTLSMREKLDELGTCRFMDASEFAGGCEYAKGKKIVIVGCGAQGLNQGLNMRDSGLDVSYTLRKEAIAEKRQSYINATENGFTVGSYEELLPTADIVMNLAPDKQHTDVVNTVVPLMKQGATFSYAHGFNIVEEGTIIRKDLTVIMVAPKCPGSEVRAEYQRGFGVPTLIAVHRENDPNGDGLEIAKALCSAQGGDRAGVLESSFVAEVKSDLMGEQTILCGMLQAGALLCFDKMVGNGIDAPYAVKLIQYGWETITEALKHGGITNMMDRLSNPAKLEAYELAEELKEIMRPLFRKHMDDIITGVFSSTMMEDWANDDINLLTWREQTGQTAFEQTEAAGEISEQEYFDKAILMVAMVKAGVELAFESMVEVGIEPESAYYESLHETPLIANTIARKKLYEMNRVISDTAEYGCYLFAHACVPLLKDFMASVTTEVIGKGLDNTDNSVDNSTLVRVNADIRSHYIEEIGEELRAAMQGMKAIV encoded by the coding sequence ATGGGTCAAAACTACTTCAACACCCTGAGCATGCGCGAAAAGCTCGACGAACTCGGCACCTGCCGTTTTATGGACGCTTCTGAATTCGCAGGCGGCTGCGAATACGCCAAAGGCAAGAAGATCGTTATCGTCGGCTGCGGCGCTCAAGGTCTGAACCAAGGCCTCAACATGCGCGACAGCGGTCTCGACGTATCCTACACCTTGCGTAAGGAAGCCATCGCTGAAAAGCGTCAGTCCTACATCAACGCCACGGAAAACGGCTTCACCGTTGGCAGCTACGAAGAACTGCTGCCCACTGCTGACATCGTCATGAACCTGGCTCCGGACAAGCAGCACACCGACGTGGTTAACACCGTTGTACCGCTGATGAAACAAGGCGCCACCTTCTCCTACGCACACGGCTTCAACATTGTTGAAGAAGGCACCATCATCCGTAAAGACCTCACCGTTATCATGGTTGCTCCCAAGTGCCCCGGTTCCGAGGTTCGCGCCGAGTACCAGCGTGGTTTCGGCGTGCCGACCCTGATCGCTGTTCACCGTGAAAACGATCCCAATGGCGACGGCCTCGAGATCGCCAAGGCTCTGTGCTCCGCCCAAGGTGGTGACCGCGCCGGTGTTCTCGAATCTTCATTCGTTGCCGAGGTTAAATCCGACCTGATGGGCGAACAAACCATCCTGTGCGGCATGCTGCAAGCCGGTGCCCTGCTGTGCTTCGACAAGATGGTTGGAAACGGCATCGACGCTCCGTATGCCGTCAAACTGATCCAATACGGTTGGGAAACCATCACCGAAGCGCTCAAGCACGGTGGTATCACCAACATGATGGACCGCCTGTCCAACCCGGCCAAGCTGGAAGCCTACGAGCTGGCTGAAGAACTCAAAGAGATCATGCGTCCCCTGTTCCGCAAGCACATGGACGACATCATCACCGGCGTGTTCTCCAGTACCATGATGGAAGACTGGGCCAACGACGACATCAACCTGCTGACCTGGCGTGAGCAAACCGGCCAGACCGCTTTCGAGCAAACCGAAGCTGCCGGTGAGATCTCCGAGCAGGAATACTTTGACAAAGCCATCCTGATGGTGGCTATGGTTAAAGCCGGTGTTGAGCTGGCCTTCGAAAGCATGGTCGAAGTCGGCATCGAGCCCGAGTCCGCTTACTACGAGTCACTCCACGAGACGCCGCTCATTGCCAACACCATCGCCCGCAAGAAGCTCTACGAGATGAACCGCGTCATCTCCGACACCGCCGAGTACGGTTGCTACCTGTTCGCTCATGCGTGCGTGCCCCTGCTCAAGGACTTCATGGCCAGCGTGACCACTGAAGTAATCGGTAAAGGTTTGGACAACACGGACAACAGCGTAGATAACAGCACCCTGGTCCGCGTTAACGCTGACATCCGCAGCCACTACATCGAAGAGATCGGTGAGGAACTGCGTGCTGCGATGCAAGGCATGAAGGCGATTGTTTAA
- the ilvY gene encoding HTH-type transcriptional activator IlvY, with the protein MDIQHLEVFLTAAEQLHFGRASQLCHMSPSALTRTIQRLEEQVGQPLFIRDNRHVILSEAGELFRSYAREAIQQWRSFKQELRDDNFLSGNLSIYASITAVYSILPGVLERYRQRYPDVQIHLHSGAAEQALDQVNSGEIDIAVAALPAGKRSQMEFLPLTTTPLVFIAPANVDPLEDPRCNGLLDLSRVNLVVPQYGLSRDRLNQWLKTERVAANIRSEVSGNEALIALVRIGGGIGIVPKLVLQRSPFSSEVRIIEKAPQLDPYEVGLCCNRSALQLPSVRAFWKMAVEQATGKLAE; encoded by the coding sequence TTGGATATTCAACATTTGGAAGTGTTTTTGACGGCTGCAGAGCAGTTACATTTTGGTCGTGCCAGTCAGTTATGTCATATGAGCCCATCGGCATTGACCCGCACCATCCAGCGTCTCGAAGAGCAGGTGGGGCAGCCGCTGTTCATCCGTGATAATCGCCATGTTATCCTTTCCGAAGCCGGAGAGCTGTTTCGTTCCTATGCCCGTGAAGCCATTCAGCAATGGCGCTCGTTTAAACAGGAATTGCGTGACGATAATTTTTTGTCGGGCAATCTGTCGATCTACGCGTCGATCACCGCCGTGTACAGTATTCTGCCGGGGGTGTTGGAACGCTATCGCCAGCGTTATCCCGATGTACAGATTCATCTCCATTCCGGGGCGGCTGAGCAGGCTCTGGATCAGGTCAACAGTGGTGAGATCGATATTGCTGTTGCTGCGCTGCCCGCTGGGAAGCGGTCACAGATGGAATTTTTGCCGTTGACGACCACACCCTTGGTCTTTATTGCTCCGGCCAATGTTGATCCTTTGGAAGATCCGCGTTGTAACGGCCTGCTCGATCTGTCGCGAGTGAATCTGGTGGTTCCCCAATATGGTCTGTCCCGTGATCGTCTCAACCAATGGCTGAAAACAGAGCGGGTGGCAGCCAATATCCGATCAGAAGTATCCGGCAACGAAGCCCTGATTGCCCTGGTGCGCATCGGTGGCGGCATCGGCATCGTGCCTAAGCTGGTGCTGCAACGCAGCCCGTTCAGCTCTGAAGTGAGAATCATTGAAAAAGCGCCGCAGCTTGATCCCTACGAGGTGGGGTTGTGCTGTAACCGTTCTGCGTTGCAGTTGCCGAGTGTGCGGGCGTTTTGGAAGATGGCGGTTGAGCAGGCGACGGGTAAACTTGCTGAATAA
- a CDS encoding sodium:proton antiporter, which produces MIDSTVALFASIFVVSSLCQWLAWRVKLPAIIFLLLAGLLAGPTFKIFDPDQFLGDLLFPIVSLSVAVILFEGSLTLKFREIKGMHLVVRNMCSFGMLITWVITTVATRLATGISWELCFLFGAISVVTGPTVIAPMLRTVRPTSAVSSILRWEGIVIDPIGASLAVLVYEFIISGGGQDALGHTLMSFGNIVLVGFAIGAAGGYGFGMLIRNHWLPEFLHNVSALALVFGTFALSNLLQPESGLVTVTVLGMWLANMPDVDMEEILDFKESLSILLISLLFIILAARLDFNSFKQLGWSAVYIFLAIQFLARPLNIMFSSLGSTLRWPERHLLAWIAPRGIVAAAVSALFALQLEQAGFKDAALLVPLTFLVIIGTVLLQSATARPIALWLGVAEPEPRGFLMIGANPVARAIGKALVENGFRVRLTDSSWEKISKARMDGLPTYFGNPISEHADRHLDMVGLGRLLALSSRESLNVNAAMHYRIDLGQENIYSLQTRADSEKSEKMQVTARHRGQRLFGRDVTYHRLREMLEQGGEVHTTKLSEAFTFKQFLDQQFEGTIPLFAIDRKDNIRIFTTDAALNPLPGWKIISMMPPEFCLTSGPINAEGLTATEPV; this is translated from the coding sequence ATGATTGATAGCACTGTCGCCCTGTTTGCCTCTATTTTTGTCGTCAGCAGCCTATGCCAGTGGCTGGCCTGGCGGGTTAAACTCCCGGCGATTATTTTTCTGCTGTTGGCCGGTCTGCTGGCCGGGCCAACCTTCAAGATTTTCGATCCGGATCAATTCCTCGGCGATCTGCTGTTTCCCATTGTCTCGCTCAGTGTTGCCGTTATTCTGTTTGAGGGCAGCCTGACCCTTAAATTCCGTGAAATCAAAGGAATGCATCTGGTGGTGCGTAACATGTGCTCTTTCGGCATGCTTATCACCTGGGTGATCACCACCGTGGCCACCCGACTGGCCACCGGCATCAGTTGGGAGCTGTGTTTTCTGTTTGGCGCCATCTCCGTAGTCACCGGGCCGACGGTAATCGCCCCGATGTTACGCACCGTACGGCCGACAAGCGCGGTTTCCAGCATCCTGCGTTGGGAAGGGATTGTTATTGATCCGATCGGTGCGTCTCTGGCGGTTCTTGTGTACGAGTTCATCATCAGCGGTGGCGGTCAGGATGCTTTGGGCCATACCTTGATGAGCTTTGGCAATATCGTTCTGGTCGGCTTTGCCATCGGTGCCGCCGGTGGCTACGGATTCGGCATGCTGATCCGCAATCACTGGCTGCCGGAATTTCTCCACAACGTATCAGCACTGGCCCTGGTGTTCGGCACCTTTGCCCTGTCTAACCTGCTGCAACCGGAGTCTGGACTGGTCACCGTCACTGTGCTCGGCATGTGGTTGGCCAATATGCCTGACGTCGATATGGAGGAAATTCTCGATTTCAAAGAGAGTCTCAGCATTCTGCTGATTTCACTGTTGTTTATCATTCTTGCCGCCCGGCTCGACTTCAATTCTTTTAAACAATTGGGCTGGTCGGCCGTGTATATCTTCTTGGCCATTCAGTTTCTGGCCCGACCGCTCAACATCATGTTCTCATCCTTAGGTTCGACGCTGCGCTGGCCGGAGCGCCACCTGCTCGCCTGGATCGCTCCACGTGGCATTGTTGCTGCCGCCGTTTCGGCCCTGTTTGCTCTACAACTGGAACAGGCCGGATTTAAAGATGCCGCCCTGTTGGTGCCACTGACCTTTCTGGTAATCATCGGTACCGTCCTGCTGCAAAGCGCCACAGCCCGCCCCATTGCTCTGTGGTTAGGGGTCGCGGAACCGGAACCACGCGGCTTTCTGATGATCGGTGCCAACCCTGTTGCCCGAGCGATCGGCAAAGCGTTGGTGGAAAACGGCTTTCGTGTCCGCTTGACCGATTCGAGTTGGGAGAAAATTTCCAAGGCACGCATGGACGGCCTGCCCACCTATTTCGGCAATCCAATCTCAGAGCACGCCGACCGCCATCTCGACATGGTCGGCCTCGGACGACTGCTGGCCCTCTCGAGCCGTGAATCACTCAATGTCAATGCAGCCATGCACTACCGCATCGACCTTGGTCAGGAAAATATCTATTCCTTGCAGACTCGCGCTGATAGCGAAAAATCGGAAAAAATGCAGGTGACGGCGCGCCACCGTGGCCAACGCCTGTTCGGACGGGATGTCACCTACCACAGGTTGCGCGAAATGTTGGAACAAGGGGGCGAGGTCCACACCACCAAATTGTCTGAAGCGTTTACCTTTAAGCAGTTTCTTGATCAACAATTTGAGGGCACCATCCCTCTGTTTGCCATTGATCGTAAGGACAATATCCGTATTTTTACCACCGATGCTGCCCTGAATCCGTTACCCGGTTGGAAAATTATCAGTATGATGCCGCCGGAATTCTGCCTGACCAGCGGCCCGATCAACGCAGAAGGTTTGACCGCAACCGAACCAGTATGA
- a CDS encoding sodium:solute symporter family protein, which yields MSHQPTFLLAFSLTLVVMVGLAFSGQKNIRDGVQFSLGGRQFGAWHVSGAITGTLVGGASTIGTAQLAFLYGLSAWWFTLGAGLACLFLGLFLAVPLRRAQLETIPQLIERHYGPQARVAASLFSATGMFIQIVAQLLACGAILAALFGLSLELSALLASLLVVTFAYGGMKGAGRLGLVKLFLIYLTMVVAGSIAYHHGGGWTGYRQFFPPDPWFTLFGYGVQAGTSDLVSMLVGVISTQTYLQAVFAARNETTARSGALLSAVLIPPLGLLGITVGLFMRRQFPEMESALALPQFILQHFPAWFAGLSFATLLIAAVATSAGLALGAATTLRVDVIRGRLWRGFSDVTQRRLVILALVCGAFGLLLANMGSAIMQWSFLSMGLRGATLFFPVLLAIILPQRDLHNAGRWSIYLAPSCVVVMGGINGGWISPLYAGLSCSVVIFVVSLLMQGRSAGPPLQ from the coding sequence GTGTCTCATCAGCCAACATTTCTGCTCGCATTTAGTCTGACTCTGGTGGTCATGGTGGGTCTGGCCTTCAGCGGACAAAAAAATATCCGTGATGGCGTGCAATTTTCTCTAGGTGGCCGCCAGTTCGGGGCCTGGCATGTCTCCGGTGCCATCACCGGTACCCTGGTTGGTGGCGCTTCCACCATCGGTACAGCGCAACTGGCATTTCTTTATGGTCTTTCCGCCTGGTGGTTTACCCTCGGTGCTGGATTGGCCTGCCTGTTTCTCGGCCTGTTTCTCGCCGTGCCCCTGCGCCGCGCTCAGCTTGAAACCATCCCGCAACTCATTGAACGCCATTACGGGCCCCAAGCGCGGGTCGCTGCCAGCCTGTTTTCCGCCACCGGCATGTTCATTCAGATTGTCGCTCAATTGTTGGCCTGTGGCGCGATTCTCGCCGCATTGTTTGGGCTTTCGCTTGAACTGAGCGCTTTGCTGGCATCGCTTCTGGTGGTGACTTTTGCCTATGGCGGCATGAAAGGGGCCGGTCGGTTGGGGCTGGTCAAGCTGTTTTTGATCTATCTGACCATGGTGGTTGCCGGGAGTATCGCCTACCATCATGGCGGGGGCTGGACCGGTTATCGACAGTTTTTTCCCCCTGATCCCTGGTTCACTCTGTTTGGCTATGGAGTGCAGGCTGGTACCTCGGATCTGGTATCGATGCTGGTCGGAGTGATCTCCACCCAGACCTATCTGCAAGCGGTGTTTGCTGCGCGCAACGAGACCACTGCACGTTCCGGCGCGTTACTCAGCGCCGTGCTGATTCCCCCTTTGGGGTTGCTGGGCATTACGGTGGGCCTGTTTATGCGGCGTCAGTTTCCAGAGATGGAAAGTGCTCTGGCGTTGCCGCAATTTATTCTTCAACATTTCCCGGCCTGGTTTGCCGGGTTGTCTTTTGCCACCTTGCTGATCGCCGCTGTGGCCACGTCGGCCGGGCTGGCGCTTGGTGCTGCAACGACGTTACGGGTCGATGTGATTCGCGGTCGCCTGTGGCGCGGATTTTCAGATGTGACTCAACGACGGCTGGTGATCCTGGCGTTGGTTTGCGGAGCGTTTGGTTTATTGCTGGCCAATATGGGCTCGGCGATTATGCAGTGGAGCTTTTTGTCCATGGGCTTGCGTGGCGCCACATTGTTTTTCCCGGTCCTGCTGGCCATCATCTTGCCACAGCGGGATTTGCATAATGCCGGCAGGTGGTCGATCTATCTGGCACCGAGTTGCGTGGTGGTGATGGGAGGGATCAATGGCGGATGGATTTCGCCGTTGTATGCCGGGTTGAGTTGTTCCGTTGTCATTTTTGTCGTCAGTCTCCTGATGCAGGGGCGTTCAGCAGGCCCCCCCTTGCAATGA
- a CDS encoding IS4 family transposase: MAHCSTVLSQIVQIFPRHEFQALANKHHAGQKFRSFSRWSQFVALLTAQLSGRDSLRDIVENMSAQASKLYHLGVKPFSRATLSRANEQQPHKMYEALFLRLLNRCQSLAPRNKAFKLKGKIYLLDASLVDLTLSLFPWAQYRKSKGAAKLHIGLDADGYLPAFVNMTAGKEHEINIARELKWPKGSYIVFDRGYTDYSWYQELTEDGVFFVTRLKTNAVTTPGPLRRGRKSPGVLRDQQIKLKGVDGTYRKVRYLDEETDITYEFLTNELDLPAATVAQLYKERWQIELFFKWIKQNLRVKSFLGTSYNAVMTQLWIALCAYLVLAFLKFQSKLRHSMQQILRLLQLNLFERRDFMGLFKPPELKNTIDNNQLALI, encoded by the coding sequence ATGGCGCATTGTAGCACTGTTCTTTCGCAAATAGTACAAATTTTCCCGAGACATGAATTTCAGGCCCTGGCCAACAAACATCATGCCGGACAGAAATTCCGCTCGTTTTCCCGCTGGTCACAGTTTGTTGCTCTGCTGACAGCACAACTGAGCGGTCGTGATAGTTTGCGGGATATTGTTGAAAATATGTCGGCTCAAGCCAGCAAGCTTTATCATCTCGGAGTTAAGCCGTTCAGTCGGGCAACGCTGAGTCGAGCCAATGAGCAACAGCCTCACAAAATGTACGAAGCGCTGTTTCTTCGGCTGCTGAACCGCTGCCAGTCGCTGGCTCCGCGAAACAAAGCGTTCAAGCTCAAGGGCAAGATCTACCTGCTCGATGCCTCGCTGGTGGATCTGACTCTATCGTTGTTTCCCTGGGCCCAGTACCGTAAAAGCAAAGGGGCTGCGAAGCTGCATATCGGCTTGGATGCCGACGGTTACCTACCCGCTTTCGTCAATATGACAGCAGGCAAGGAACATGAAATCAACATCGCCCGAGAACTCAAATGGCCCAAAGGCTCTTACATTGTGTTCGACCGGGGTTATACCGATTATTCCTGGTATCAGGAATTGACCGAAGACGGTGTCTTCTTTGTCACGCGCCTGAAAACTAATGCGGTGACGACTCCCGGCCCACTGCGCAGGGGCCGCAAAAGCCCTGGCGTGTTGCGTGACCAGCAGATCAAGCTCAAAGGAGTTGATGGCACCTATCGCAAGGTTCGTTACCTGGACGAGGAGACCGACATTACCTATGAGTTTCTGACCAATGAACTGGACCTCCCGGCGGCAACGGTCGCCCAGTTATACAAAGAACGCTGGCAGATTGAGCTGTTCTTCAAATGGATCAAGCAGAATCTGCGCGTTAAGAGCTTTCTGGGCACCTCTTACAATGCGGTGATGACCCAGCTGTGGATTGCCTTATGCGCCTATCTGGTGCTGGCATTTCTGAAGTTTCAGTCAAAACTTCGGCATTCCATGCAGCAGATATTGCGGTTATTACAGCTGAATTTGTTTGAGAGACGCGATTTTATGGGGTTGTTCAAGCCGCCAGAGCTAAAAAACACTATAGACAACAATCAGTTAGCCCTTATTTGA
- a CDS encoding DUF3793 family protein, with protein sequence MKLKVKIDSSAPLCSSSHLCCKDSVQHQARQWSPSVRTSWKDVSGHFPSPQECLAAFLVLSAAEVLEEVKPANLVRISHKPYACGRNIADLWQKHGQGLMADSPLQAYNLCSEPGRYLLLIYHPDLLQKRLSSLTSRAFLTRLGYRQPHSIETVLEQLAQRFALNNELPHEIGWFLGYPLKDVEGFMGRKPLNVSGQRLWKIYGRPHRSNALADLYHKHHHRVARQLCQQQRSSVDLLQNRAFLAV encoded by the coding sequence ATGAAACTAAAAGTCAAAATCGACAGTAGTGCTCCCTTGTGTTCTTCGTCACATCTTTGCTGTAAAGACAGCGTTCAGCACCAGGCCAGACAGTGGTCGCCATCAGTGCGTACCAGTTGGAAAGATGTTTCCGGTCATTTTCCGTCACCTCAAGAGTGTTTGGCAGCCTTTCTGGTTCTCTCAGCCGCTGAGGTTCTTGAAGAGGTCAAGCCGGCAAATCTGGTGCGTATCAGCCACAAACCTTATGCTTGCGGGCGTAACATTGCTGATCTATGGCAGAAGCATGGCCAAGGGTTAATGGCGGATTCTCCGCTTCAGGCCTATAATTTATGTTCAGAACCGGGGCGCTATCTGTTGTTGATCTATCATCCTGACCTTTTGCAAAAACGGCTCAGTAGTCTGACTTCCCGCGCATTTCTGACCCGTCTTGGCTATCGTCAACCGCACTCTATTGAAACGGTGCTCGAACAACTGGCTCAACGTTTTGCCCTCAATAACGAGTTGCCGCACGAAATCGGCTGGTTTTTGGGGTATCCGCTGAAGGATGTGGAAGGCTTTATGGGCCGCAAACCACTGAACGTCAGTGGTCAACGGTTGTGGAAGATTTACGGGCGTCCCCATCGAAGCAATGCGTTGGCTGATCTCTACCACAAGCATCATCACAGGGTTGCCCGTCAATTATGCCAGCAGCAGCGAAGCAGCGTCGATCTGTTGCAGAACCGTGCTTTTCTTGCGGTCTGA
- a CDS encoding class II SORL domain-containing protein, whose amino-acid sequence MDSKISRRELLTKTSVVGAGLALGSLSTASAIASDSEGRNTIGASIRRADFKKEKHVPVIELPDRIVAGQPFDLTVSVGKDIPHPNTTEHFINWICVYFKAAGESRVTELAKFEFTAHGESPMGANKGPAHSDPHVSARMRLQKSGTLIAVSYCNIHGLWESAVSVNTV is encoded by the coding sequence ATGGACAGTAAAATTTCTCGCCGAGAGCTTTTGACCAAAACCTCCGTCGTTGGGGCAGGCCTTGCTTTGGGTTCCTTATCAACCGCAAGTGCTATCGCTTCAGATTCAGAGGGTCGCAACACAATTGGCGCCAGTATTCGGCGTGCCGATTTCAAAAAGGAAAAGCACGTTCCTGTCATCGAACTGCCGGACCGGATTGTTGCAGGCCAGCCTTTTGATCTGACTGTTTCGGTGGGCAAGGATATTCCCCACCCCAACACTACAGAACATTTCATCAACTGGATCTGTGTTTACTTTAAAGCTGCGGGTGAAAGCCGGGTCACTGAGCTGGCAAAATTTGAATTTACCGCCCATGGCGAGTCTCCAATGGGGGCAAACAAAGGGCCGGCACATTCCGATCCGCATGTCAGTGCGAGAATGCGACTGCAAAAAAGCGGAACATTAATTGCCGTCAGCTATTGCAACATACATGGCCTTTGGGAATCCGCAGTCTCTGTAAACACGGTGTGA